A DNA window from Halococcus agarilyticus contains the following coding sequences:
- the dnaJ gene encoding molecular chaperone DnaJ, whose translation MSEDFYSVLGVSRDASEDDIKQAYRKKAAEYHPDVSDDPNADEKFKKAKQAKEVLTDDQKRQAYDQMGHERFEQAEKRGGFDGGGAGGAGGMGGMGGMGGGDPFGGAGGQGGLGDIFEQFFGGGAGGGGGGRSGPRQGPDLRTDLAIELEEAHEGVEKQFTVARPETCPDCGGSGHPDSADAETCPECEGRGQTTQVQQTPLGRVQQTQTCRRCEGEGTLYSETCSTCTGDGQIRNEATLSVEVPPGIRDGQSLRMEREGAPGENGGPNGDLLIEISIRKHPEFDRDGDDLAHRAAISFPQATFGTTVEVPTLNGSVEMDIPSATQSGETFRLEGKGMPRLRRRGNGDLFVKVQIVTPEEMNDEQREALEAFAEAGGEEVEVAEGFFEKIKSSL comes from the coding sequence ATGAGCGAGGACTTCTATTCGGTGCTCGGCGTCTCCCGGGACGCGAGCGAGGACGACATCAAGCAGGCCTACCGGAAGAAAGCCGCCGAGTACCACCCCGACGTCTCCGACGACCCGAACGCCGACGAGAAGTTCAAGAAAGCGAAGCAGGCGAAGGAGGTGCTGACCGACGACCAGAAGCGCCAGGCCTACGACCAGATGGGTCACGAGCGCTTCGAGCAGGCCGAGAAACGTGGCGGGTTCGACGGCGGCGGTGCGGGTGGCGCGGGCGGGATGGGCGGCATGGGTGGCATGGGCGGTGGCGACCCGTTCGGCGGCGCGGGCGGCCAGGGCGGTCTCGGCGACATCTTCGAGCAGTTCTTCGGCGGCGGTGCGGGCGGCGGGGGTGGCGGTCGCAGCGGCCCGCGCCAGGGCCCCGATCTCCGGACCGACCTCGCGATCGAACTCGAAGAGGCCCACGAGGGCGTCGAAAAACAGTTCACGGTCGCACGACCCGAGACCTGTCCCGACTGTGGCGGCTCGGGCCACCCCGACAGCGCCGACGCCGAGACCTGCCCGGAGTGCGAGGGCCGCGGCCAGACCACCCAGGTCCAGCAGACGCCTCTCGGAAGAGTCCAGCAGACCCAGACCTGCCGCCGATGTGAGGGTGAAGGGACCCTCTACAGCGAGACCTGTTCGACGTGTACCGGTGACGGCCAAATTCGCAACGAGGCCACCCTGTCAGTCGAAGTTCCCCCCGGGATTCGAGACGGTCAGAGCCTCCGGATGGAGCGCGAGGGTGCACCCGGCGAGAACGGCGGCCCCAACGGCGACCTCCTGATCGAGATCAGCATCCGCAAGCATCCCGAGTTCGACCGCGACGGCGACGACCTCGCCCACCGGGCCGCGATCTCGTTCCCGCAGGCCACCTTCGGCACCACCGTCGAGGTCCCCACGCTCAATGGCAGCGTCGAGATGGACATCCCGTCGGCCACCCAGAGCGGCGAGACGTTCCGGCTCGAAGGCAAGGGGATGCCCCGACTGCGCCGACGTGGCAACGGCGACCTCTTCGTGAAGGTCCAGATCGTGACGCCCGAGGAGATGAACGACGAACAGCGCGAGGCGCTCGAAGCGTTCGCCGAGGCGGGCGGCGAGGAAGTCGAAGTCGCCGAAGGGTTCTTCGAGAAGATCAAGAGCTCGCTCTAA
- a CDS encoding helix-turn-helix domain-containing protein: MSTISEVSIGATTFALGDTLEAVPEATFDVERVVAHDDDHVMPFVWVTAPDRAALEAAFADDPSVVDIELLSELDDEWLYRMEWVSHVQFVVHAIVEEGATVLDAHSGRGRWQLRILFPDRASLSRTYESCEGHDIDIDIETIYEMDNERHGRYGLTDDQSVTLTTAFEHGFYEVPRGVSVADLADELDISHQALSERFRRAHGTLIENSLIMGRERDDERTAAPEL; this comes from the coding sequence ATGAGCACGATCTCCGAGGTCTCGATCGGGGCGACCACGTTCGCGCTCGGCGACACCCTCGAAGCGGTGCCCGAGGCGACGTTCGACGTCGAGCGCGTGGTCGCCCACGACGACGACCACGTCATGCCGTTCGTGTGGGTGACCGCACCGGACCGCGCAGCGCTCGAAGCGGCCTTCGCCGACGACCCCAGCGTGGTCGACATCGAACTCCTCTCGGAGCTCGACGACGAGTGGCTCTACCGGATGGAGTGGGTTTCGCACGTCCAGTTCGTCGTCCACGCGATCGTCGAAGAGGGGGCGACGGTGCTGGACGCACACAGCGGGCGGGGCCGGTGGCAGCTCCGGATCCTCTTTCCCGACCGCGCCTCGCTCTCCCGGACCTACGAGTCCTGTGAGGGTCACGACATCGACATCGACATCGAAACGATCTACGAGATGGACAACGAGCGCCACGGTCGATACGGCCTGACCGACGATCAGTCCGTGACGCTCACCACGGCGTTCGAACACGGGTTCTACGAGGTCCCCCGAGGAGTCTCGGTCGCGGATCTCGCCGACGAGCTCGACATCTCCCACCAGGCGCTCTCCGAGCGGTTCCGCCGGGCACACGGCACCCTCATCGAGAACTCCCTGATCATGGGGCGCGAACGCGACGACGAACGGACGGCCGCCCCCGAGCTGTAG
- a CDS encoding geranylgeranyl reductase family protein — MTAEQYDVVVVGAGTAGAFAAATAAREGVSTALVERKPEADVGDIACGDAIKGTSSFPDVIDLDYLHEEAFTNDHIEKARFENPQTGDHIDVPLPGNGAVVDRKRYGEVIVEETERAGAELHCDTVVKDVVQENGRVTGVETVRKGDPTTYEADVVIDAAGSLSLLQDKVDFDGTTFDTNVNYSQFCSAYREVVEVDSPVDWDDSLVFKPTEELGYLWYFPRTSTEINAGLGFQMNKSPMELVEVLKDDLRKRPEFDGATVKSKLGAALPTRRPYDSAVAPGFMAVGDAAGHVNPTTGGGIPGAAKAGHWAATKAVEAVSSGDASEQQLWEYNYKVMRDFGKRFAAMDVYNIFGGANDVDDLVNILTSMPSQQIIDALGKEGTASMSLGLKLKTILKTYGHWETLYDLYKVQGKAAEVKALYDDYPSSPTEFDAWQESRDALMDEVYALTGAEPKY; from the coding sequence ATGACAGCCGAACAGTACGACGTTGTGGTGGTCGGGGCCGGGACCGCGGGCGCGTTCGCCGCCGCGACCGCCGCACGAGAGGGGGTCTCGACCGCTCTCGTCGAGCGCAAGCCCGAGGCCGACGTCGGTGACATCGCCTGTGGCGACGCGATCAAGGGAACCAGCTCGTTCCCCGACGTCATCGACCTCGACTACCTCCACGAGGAGGCGTTCACCAACGACCACATCGAGAAGGCGCGCTTCGAGAACCCACAGACCGGCGACCACATCGACGTCCCGCTTCCGGGCAACGGTGCGGTCGTCGATCGGAAGCGCTACGGCGAGGTGATCGTCGAGGAGACCGAACGCGCCGGCGCGGAGCTCCACTGTGACACCGTCGTCAAGGACGTCGTTCAGGAGAATGGTCGCGTGACCGGCGTCGAAACCGTCCGCAAGGGCGACCCCACGACCTACGAGGCCGACGTGGTGATCGACGCCGCGGGCTCGCTCTCCCTGCTTCAGGACAAGGTCGACTTCGACGGGACCACCTTCGACACCAACGTGAACTACTCGCAGTTCTGTTCGGCCTACCGCGAGGTCGTCGAGGTCGATTCCCCCGTCGACTGGGACGACTCGCTCGTCTTCAAGCCCACCGAGGAGCTCGGCTATCTCTGGTACTTCCCCCGGACCAGCACCGAGATCAACGCCGGACTGGGGTTCCAGATGAACAAGTCGCCGATGGAGCTGGTCGAGGTCCTGAAAGACGACCTCAGAAAGCGCCCGGAGTTCGACGGCGCGACGGTCAAGAGCAAGCTCGGGGCCGCGCTCCCGACGCGGCGGCCGTACGACTCGGCGGTCGCGCCAGGCTTCATGGCGGTCGGCGACGCCGCTGGCCACGTCAACCCCACCACCGGCGGCGGGATCCCGGGCGCGGCGAAGGCCGGCCACTGGGCCGCGACGAAGGCCGTCGAGGCCGTTTCCTCGGGCGACGCGAGCGAACAGCAGCTCTGGGAGTACAACTACAAGGTGATGCGCGACTTCGGCAAGCGCTTCGCCGCGATGGACGTCTACAACATCTTCGGCGGCGCGAACGACGTCGACGACCTCGTGAACATCCTGACCTCGATGCCGAGCCAGCAGATCATCGACGCGCTCGGCAAGGAGGGCACCGCCTCGATGAGCCTCGGCCTCAAGCTCAAGACGATCCTCAAGACCTACGGCCACTGGGAGACGCTGTACGACCTCTACAAGGTCCAGGGCAAGGCCGCCGAGGTCAAGGCCCTCTACGACGACTACCCCTCCTCACCCACCGAGTTCGACGCCTGGCAGGAGTCCCGCGACGCACTCATGGACGAGGTGTACGCGCTCACCGGCGCGGAGCCCAAGTACTAG
- the panB gene encoding 3-methyl-2-oxobutanoate hydroxymethyltransferase: MPTTVREFRAGTGAETPLTMLTAYDAPTAAACEAAGVDAILVGDSMGNAALGYDSTLPVTVEEVASRTGAVARATDEPLVIADMPFLSFGVDETESLHNAGRMLKEEGAHAVKIESGAHTIELTERLAAVGIPVMAHLGLTPQKVNQLGYSRQGTSQEAANEIARLAREHEDAGAFALVLEHVPANLAVGITDDLSIPTIGIGAGPDCDGQVLVANDVLGLGDRQPPFAEAFGDVRSEMETAVSGYVDAVENGEFPAEEHSHVESELDDLY, encoded by the coding sequence ATGCCGACGACTGTGCGGGAGTTCCGTGCGGGGACCGGGGCCGAGACGCCACTCACGATGTTGACCGCCTACGACGCACCGACGGCGGCGGCCTGTGAGGCTGCAGGTGTCGACGCGATCCTCGTCGGCGACAGCATGGGCAACGCCGCCCTGGGATACGACTCGACGCTCCCTGTCACCGTCGAGGAGGTCGCGAGCCGGACCGGCGCGGTCGCGCGCGCCACCGACGAGCCGCTCGTGATCGCCGACATGCCCTTCCTCAGTTTCGGCGTCGACGAGACAGAGAGCCTCCACAACGCCGGTCGAATGCTGAAGGAGGAGGGCGCACACGCCGTCAAGATCGAGAGCGGCGCTCATACCATCGAGCTCACCGAACGACTCGCGGCGGTCGGGATTCCGGTGATGGCCCACCTCGGACTGACGCCACAGAAGGTCAACCAGCTTGGATACAGTCGTCAGGGGACTTCCCAAGAGGCCGCGAACGAGATCGCCCGTCTCGCACGCGAGCACGAGGACGCGGGCGCGTTCGCGCTCGTGCTCGAACACGTCCCGGCGAACCTCGCGGTGGGGATCACCGACGACCTCTCGATCCCCACCATCGGGATCGGGGCCGGCCCCGACTGCGACGGCCAGGTGCTCGTCGCCAACGACGTGCTCGGGCTCGGCGACCGCCAGCCCCCCTTCGCCGAAGCGTTCGGTGACGTCCGCAGCGAGATGGAAACAGCGGTGTCGGGCTACGTCGACGCGGTCGAGAACGGCGAGTTCCCGGCCGAGGAACACAGTCACGTCGAGTCGGAGCTGGACGACCTCTACTGA
- a CDS encoding aldo/keto reductase, with amino-acid sequence MEYTTLGDTGMTVSKICLGCMSFGGSGGGEMFDWTVGEEQATEVIDRAIELGINFFDTANVYSDGDSERILGNALAEYDRDEQVVATKVWGQMRDDDPNSGGLSRKTIDQELENSLQRLGMDTVDLYQIHRWDPETPIEATLGALDDAVRRGKTRYLGASSMWAHQFADALHASDRLGFERFATMQNHYNLVYREEEREMLPLTRKENVGVIPWSPLAGGYLARPHEETDAMREMTADRYDTPQSRAINERVQELADEHDASMSQIGLAWLLHRDGVTAPIYGTSSVEHLEDAVEAVELDLSDSDVEYLEEPYEPMAVLGHE; translated from the coding sequence GTGGAGTACACGACACTCGGCGACACGGGGATGACCGTGAGCAAGATCTGCCTCGGCTGTATGAGCTTCGGCGGCTCCGGAGGCGGGGAGATGTTCGACTGGACCGTCGGCGAGGAGCAAGCCACCGAGGTCATCGACCGGGCGATCGAGCTCGGGATCAACTTCTTCGACACCGCGAACGTCTACTCGGACGGGGATTCAGAACGCATCCTCGGCAACGCCCTCGCGGAGTACGACCGCGACGAGCAGGTGGTCGCCACGAAGGTCTGGGGCCAGATGCGCGACGACGACCCGAACTCGGGCGGGCTCTCCCGGAAGACGATCGACCAGGAGCTGGAGAACAGCCTCCAGAGGTTAGGAATGGACACGGTGGACCTCTATCAGATCCATCGCTGGGATCCCGAGACACCGATCGAGGCGACTCTCGGGGCGCTCGACGACGCCGTTCGGCGGGGCAAGACCCGATATCTCGGGGCGAGTTCGATGTGGGCCCACCAGTTCGCGGACGCGCTGCACGCGAGCGATCGTCTCGGCTTCGAGCGCTTCGCGACGATGCAGAACCACTACAATCTCGTCTATCGCGAGGAGGAACGCGAGATGCTGCCGCTCACACGGAAAGAAAACGTCGGCGTGATCCCGTGGTCGCCGCTCGCGGGTGGCTACCTCGCTCGCCCGCACGAGGAGACCGACGCAATGCGCGAGATGACTGCGGATCGGTACGACACCCCGCAGAGCCGGGCAATCAACGAGCGCGTCCAGGAACTCGCCGACGAGCACGACGCCAGCATGAGCCAGATCGGGCTGGCGTGGCTGCTCCACAGAGACGGCGTGACCGCACCGATCTACGGCACGTCGAGCGTCGAACATCTGGAGGACGCAGTCGAGGCGGTCGAGCTCGATCTCTCGGACAGCGACGTCGAGTACCTCGAAGAGCCGTACGAGCCGATGGCCGTCCTCGGCCACGAGTAG
- the psmA gene encoding archaeal proteasome endopeptidase complex subunit alpha: protein MQGQNQQQAYDRGTTIFSPDGRLYQVEYAREAVERGSTSLGVRTDGGVVLVAEKRVRSPLMEGSSIEKLHEIDDHIAIGSAGHVADARQLVDFARQRAQVDRLRYGEPIDVETLAGAVTDHIQEYTQTGGARPFGVSLLVAGVDDGEPRLFETDPSGTATEWSASAIGADRDAILDDLETNYRPDADLDGGIHTALRALASVRDGFEPSEVAIATIDVETKRYRTLDEEAVEAHLDELDVGDDDE, encoded by the coding sequence ATGCAAGGACAAAACCAGCAGCAGGCCTACGATCGCGGAACGACGATCTTCTCGCCGGACGGGCGGCTCTACCAGGTCGAGTACGCCCGTGAGGCGGTCGAGCGGGGGAGTACGAGTCTCGGCGTTCGAACCGACGGGGGCGTCGTCCTCGTCGCGGAGAAACGCGTCCGGTCGCCGCTGATGGAGGGATCGAGCATCGAGAAGCTCCACGAGATCGACGACCACATCGCCATCGGGTCGGCCGGCCACGTCGCCGACGCGCGGCAGCTCGTCGACTTCGCCAGGCAGCGAGCACAGGTCGATCGCCTGCGCTACGGCGAGCCGATCGACGTCGAGACGCTCGCGGGGGCGGTCACCGACCACATTCAGGAGTACACGCAGACCGGCGGTGCACGGCCGTTCGGCGTCTCGCTGCTCGTCGCGGGCGTCGACGACGGCGAGCCGCGACTCTTCGAGACCGACCCGTCGGGCACCGCGACCGAGTGGAGCGCGAGCGCGATCGGTGCCGATCGCGATGCGATCCTCGACGACCTCGAGACGAACTACCGGCCGGACGCGGATCTCGACGGCGGCATCCACACCGCGCTCCGGGCGCTCGCGTCCGTGCGGGACGGGTTCGAGCCGAGCGAGGTGGCGATCGCGACGATCGATGTCGAAACGAAGCGGTACCGGACGCTCGACGAGGAGGCGGTCGAAGCCCATCTCGACGAACTCGACGTGGGAGACGACGATGAGTGA
- the psmB gene encoding archaeal proteasome endopeptidase complex subunit beta, whose translation MSDDIHPTTGTEIDASAVAPEFGPPSQGGVDGAGEQDELETGTTTVGLTTEDGVVLAADRRASAGNLVASKNADKILEIHSSAALTISGSVSAAQSLVNSLRAEVRLYETRRDTGMSLEALANLTSNLLRSGGFRIVQPVLGGVDAEGSHIYSIGPGGSVMAEDYAVSGSGSPFALGVLEQEYDAGMSVEDAATTAARAVQSAVERDTASGNGLSLATITGDGVEITTHERIENAL comes from the coding sequence ATGAGTGACGACATCCATCCGACGACCGGTACCGAAATCGACGCCAGCGCCGTCGCCCCCGAGTTCGGGCCCCCGTCCCAGGGAGGCGTCGACGGGGCCGGGGAGCAGGACGAACTCGAGACGGGGACGACGACCGTCGGTCTCACGACCGAGGACGGCGTCGTGCTGGCCGCGGACCGGCGCGCGAGCGCCGGCAACCTCGTGGCGAGCAAGAACGCCGACAAGATCCTCGAGATCCACTCGTCGGCGGCGCTCACCATCTCGGGCAGTGTGAGCGCGGCGCAGTCGCTCGTGAACTCGCTGCGCGCGGAGGTCCGCCTCTACGAGACGCGCCGCGATACGGGGATGAGCCTCGAAGCGCTCGCGAACCTGACGTCGAACCTCCTGCGGAGCGGTGGGTTCCGGATCGTCCAGCCGGTGCTCGGCGGCGTCGACGCTGAGGGCAGCCACATCTACAGCATCGGGCCTGGCGGGAGCGTGATGGCGGAGGACTACGCCGTGAGCGGGTCGGGATCGCCGTTCGCGCTCGGCGTGCTCGAACAGGAGTACGATGCGGGGATGAGCGTCGAGGACGCCGCGACCACCGCGGCCCGCGCCGTCCAGAGCGCAGTCGAGCGCGACACCGCGAGCGGCAACGGGCTCTCGCTCGCGACGATCACCGGCGACGGCGTCGAGATCACCACCCACGAGCGCATCGAAAACGCCCTGTGA
- a CDS encoding LLM class flavin-dependent oxidoreductase encodes MDLSIVDLAPIPEDGTATEAFENTVERAQHAEQLGYSRFWVAEHHDFTDRLASTTPEVLIPHVAAKTDEIRVGSGTVLLNHYSPYKVAESFGVLDALAPDRIDLGLGRATGNPVSDRALQEDRSQQRRSDDHAEKIDEVAAHLHDGFDDDHPFDDLNIARSRDSVPEMWVLGSSPSSAAIAGELGLKYCFASFIRPGPAVQAFETYRDRFEPSQYGAGPAEPTGALAANVTCAETDEEAARRRATAEASRRRLQRGELDKPPIRSAEEAIEELGGVPEPTPMPIEPGEWPRQISGSPSTIRKLLNEMTAQVGVDEVVIQNQIADPDNVLESHELLADAFDLAPR; translated from the coding sequence ATGGATCTCTCGATCGTCGACCTCGCACCGATTCCGGAGGATGGCACGGCAACCGAGGCGTTCGAAAACACCGTCGAACGGGCACAGCACGCCGAACAGCTCGGCTACTCGCGGTTCTGGGTGGCCGAACACCACGACTTCACCGACCGACTCGCGAGCACCACGCCCGAGGTGCTCATCCCCCACGTCGCTGCGAAGACCGACGAGATCCGGGTCGGCTCCGGTACCGTTCTCCTCAACCACTACAGCCCGTACAAGGTGGCGGAATCGTTCGGCGTGCTCGACGCGCTCGCACCCGACCGTATCGATCTGGGGCTCGGGCGAGCAACGGGGAACCCCGTCAGCGACCGCGCGTTACAGGAAGATCGGAGCCAGCAGCGCCGCAGCGACGACCACGCCGAGAAGATCGACGAGGTCGCGGCCCACCTCCACGACGGGTTCGACGACGACCACCCGTTCGACGACCTGAACATCGCCCGTTCGCGCGACAGCGTTCCCGAGATGTGGGTGCTCGGCTCCAGCCCGTCGAGCGCCGCGATCGCTGGCGAACTCGGGCTGAAGTACTGTTTCGCGTCGTTCATCAGACCCGGGCCAGCCGTCCAGGCGTTCGAGACCTATCGCGATCGGTTCGAACCCTCCCAGTATGGAGCCGGACCGGCGGAGCCGACGGGAGCGCTCGCGGCCAACGTCACCTGTGCCGAGACCGACGAAGAGGCGGCCAGACGACGCGCGACTGCCGAGGCGTCGCGCCGGCGGCTCCAGCGCGGCGAACTCGACAAGCCACCGATCCGGTCGGCCGAGGAGGCGATCGAGGAACTCGGCGGGGTGCCCGAACCGACGCCGATGCCGATCGAACCGGGCGAGTGGCCCCGCCAGATTTCGGGCAGTCCGTCGACGATCCGGAAACTGTTGAACGAGATGACGGCGCAGGTCGGTGTCGACGAGGTCGTGATCCAGAACCAGATCGCCGACCCGGACAACGTCCTGGAATCGCACGAACTGCTCGCCGACGCGTTCGATCTCGCCCCGCGATAA
- a CDS encoding DUF5822 domain-containing protein, translating into MPDPVETTDPEGVDYGWVMQTTFVLTIAVGAPVVALLSVGSPLDSWNARVSFAIRVGAVVWVLVALAVYGYARRTIEE; encoded by the coding sequence GTGCCCGACCCCGTCGAGACCACCGATCCCGAGGGCGTCGACTACGGCTGGGTCATGCAGACCACGTTCGTGCTCACGATCGCTGTCGGCGCACCCGTCGTCGCGCTCCTCTCGGTCGGTTCCCCCCTCGACTCGTGGAACGCGCGCGTCTCCTTTGCGATCCGGGTCGGGGCAGTCGTCTGGGTGCTCGTCGCACTGGCGGTCTACGGCTACGCGCGGCGGACGATCGAGGAGTAG